In Methylomagnum ishizawai, one DNA window encodes the following:
- the fliS gene encoding flagellar export chaperone FliS, producing MKPAHYALREYQQNQLDAGVAYADPHTLIAMLFDGLQDRIAVAKGSIGRGAYGEKARVIGNAIEILNYLQSCLDPGQGGDIAINLDRLYGYMIERLFLASSRNDIAMLDEVGDLVREIKEGWDGIREVVRAGALS from the coding sequence ATGAAACCCGCGCACTACGCTTTGAGGGAATACCAACAGAACCAGCTCGACGCCGGCGTGGCCTACGCCGATCCGCATACCTTGATCGCGATGCTGTTCGATGGCTTGCAGGACCGCATCGCCGTCGCCAAGGGCAGCATCGGGCGCGGTGCCTATGGCGAGAAGGCCAGGGTCATCGGCAATGCCATCGAAATCCTCAATTACCTGCAATCCTGCCTCGACCCCGGACAGGGCGGCGATATCGCCATCAATCTGGACCGGCTCTATGGCTATATGATCGAGCGCTTGTTCCTGGCCAGCTCCCGCAACGATATCGCCATGCTGGACGAGGTTGGCGATTTGGTCCGGGAGATCAAGGAAGGCTGGGATGGCATCCGCGAGGTGGTGCGGGCCGGAGCCTTGTCGTGA
- a CDS encoding c-type cytochrome has translation MRTLSILAIAGLMAVGTAARADAEAAKATATGLCAGCHGAKGISAADSFPNLAGQKKGYLITALKAYRDKSRNAPMMNGMAGSLSDQQIEDLAAYFSGLKPE, from the coding sequence ATGCGTACTCTGTCTATATTGGCGATAGCGGGACTGATGGCGGTGGGCACCGCCGCACGGGCCGACGCGGAAGCCGCCAAGGCCACGGCCACCGGTCTGTGCGCGGGCTGCCACGGGGCCAAGGGCATCAGCGCCGCCGACAGCTTCCCCAACTTGGCGGGACAAAAGAAAGGCTATCTCATCACCGCCCTCAAGGCCTACCGGGATAAGTCCCGCAACGCCCCGATGATGAACGGCATGGCCGGATCGCTGAGCGATCAGCAGATCGAGGATTTGGCGGCCTATTTCTCCGGCCTGAAACCCGAATAG
- a CDS encoding SemiSWEET family sugar transporter, with translation METIDLDLLGLAAGGLTTVSFVPQVLKIWRSKSGQDVSYGMFALFSAGVGLWLLYGYLLDAKPIIVANAVTLCLALVVIALKYHYRPRA, from the coding sequence ATGGAAACCATCGATTTAGATTTATTGGGATTAGCCGCGGGCGGCCTGACCACCGTGTCCTTCGTGCCACAGGTGCTGAAGATTTGGCGGAGCAAGTCCGGCCAGGACGTGTCGTATGGGATGTTCGCGCTGTTCAGCGCGGGGGTGGGCTTGTGGCTGCTCTACGGCTATCTGCTCGACGCCAAGCCCATCATCGTCGCCAACGCCGTGACCCTATGCCTGGCCTTGGTGGTGATCGCCCTGAAATACCACTACCGGCCCAGGGCTTGA
- a CDS encoding Lon protease family protein yields MTDHQTSLPPGRLYSACDPGDFPFQTTAELADIGIAVGQERALDALRFGLGMGRSGFNLFALGPPGAGKATVVREVVAREAEHRPVPDDWCYVHNFAEPSKPKTLRLPPGLGRRFAEDVARTLEELVGAIPAAFEGEEYRARAEEIEEEAKERESHAIEELRREAARQHIALIETPTGFAFAPIDPKDEVLSPDRFHQLPERQQQEIQEHVAQLHQQLTKLMRQFPAWRREAKHKLKALNREIAGFAIGHPMAELRADYAAVEPVAAHLDLMRRELIDHADDFFSKAEGSGGMAAALLGQGQRVNPWQRYAVNLLVDHDGESSAPIVCENLPTQANLIGRVEYQALMGALVTDFTMIKAGALHRANGGYLILDARKLLMQPYAWDSLKRTLETGEVRIEPLERTLGFLSTATLEPEPIPLDIKVILTGDRALYYWLSLYDPEFRELFKVAADFEETMDRDADGHALYARLIGSLARRNGLKPLDRDAVIRVVEWSARRVEDSEKLSTHWRGLDDLLKEADYWAGQQGRALIVREDVQTAIDQQIRRSDRIRERIYEAIRRKTIFIDTEGGVVGQINGLSVISLNGFAFGQPARITATTRLGAGKVVDIERETALGGALHSKGVMILSSFLAARYAPGQPLALAASLVFEQSYGLVDGDSASLAELCALLSALAELPIQQRFAVTGSVNQQGRVQPIGGVNEKVEGFFDICRESGLSGQQGVIIPAANIKRLMLRRDVVAAVAAGRFQVHAVSSVDQALALLMGMEAGARDAAGQFPADSVNGRVERRLLEWADIRRRLAQSEPSEKSEGRDGHG; encoded by the coding sequence ATGACGGACCATCAGACCTCCTTGCCGCCCGGACGTCTTTATAGCGCCTGCGATCCGGGCGATTTCCCGTTCCAGACCACCGCCGAATTGGCCGATATCGGCATCGCCGTCGGCCAGGAGCGGGCCTTGGACGCCTTGCGCTTCGGTCTGGGCATGGGCCGGTCGGGCTTCAACCTGTTCGCCCTGGGACCGCCCGGCGCGGGCAAGGCCACCGTGGTGCGGGAGGTGGTCGCCCGCGAGGCCGAACACCGGCCCGTTCCCGACGATTGGTGTTATGTCCATAATTTCGCCGAGCCGTCCAAGCCCAAGACGCTGCGCCTGCCGCCGGGACTGGGGCGGCGCTTCGCCGAGGACGTGGCGCGGACCCTCGAAGAACTGGTCGGGGCCATTCCCGCCGCGTTCGAGGGCGAGGAATACCGGGCGCGGGCCGAGGAGATCGAGGAGGAGGCCAAGGAGCGCGAAAGCCACGCCATCGAGGAACTGCGCCGGGAAGCGGCCCGCCAGCATATCGCCTTGATCGAGACCCCGACCGGCTTCGCCTTCGCGCCCATCGACCCCAAGGACGAGGTGCTCAGCCCGGACCGTTTCCACCAACTGCCCGAGCGCCAGCAACAGGAAATCCAGGAACACGTCGCCCAGTTGCACCAGCAATTGACCAAGTTGATGCGACAGTTCCCGGCTTGGCGGCGCGAGGCCAAGCACAAGCTCAAGGCGCTGAACCGGGAGATCGCCGGTTTCGCCATCGGTCATCCCATGGCGGAACTGCGGGCCGATTATGCCGCCGTCGAGCCGGTGGCCGCCCATCTCGACCTGATGCGGCGCGAACTGATCGACCATGCCGACGATTTCTTTTCCAAGGCCGAAGGCAGCGGCGGGATGGCGGCGGCTTTGCTGGGGCAGGGCCAGCGGGTCAATCCTTGGCAGCGTTACGCGGTAAACCTCCTGGTCGATCACGACGGCGAGTCCAGCGCCCCCATCGTCTGCGAAAACCTGCCCACCCAGGCCAATCTGATAGGCCGGGTCGAATATCAGGCATTGATGGGCGCCTTGGTCACCGATTTCACCATGATCAAGGCGGGTGCCCTGCACCGGGCCAATGGCGGCTACCTGATATTGGACGCCCGCAAACTGCTGATGCAGCCCTATGCTTGGGACAGCTTGAAACGTACCCTGGAGACCGGGGAAGTCCGCATCGAGCCTTTGGAACGGACCTTGGGGTTCCTCAGCACCGCGACCCTGGAGCCCGAGCCGATTCCCTTGGATATCAAGGTGATCCTGACCGGGGACCGCGCTTTGTATTATTGGCTCAGCCTGTACGATCCCGAGTTCCGGGAGCTGTTCAAGGTCGCCGCCGATTTCGAGGAGACCATGGACCGCGACGCCGACGGCCATGCCCTGTATGCCCGTTTGATCGGCAGCTTGGCCCGGCGCAACGGTCTCAAGCCGCTGGATCGGGACGCGGTGATCCGGGTGGTGGAATGGTCGGCCCGCCGGGTCGAGGACAGCGAAAAACTTTCCACCCATTGGCGCGGCTTAGACGATTTGCTGAAGGAGGCCGATTATTGGGCCGGACAGCAAGGCCGGGCGCTCATCGTCCGCGAGGACGTACAGACCGCCATCGACCAACAAATCCGCCGTTCCGACCGGATACGCGAGCGGATTTACGAGGCCATCCGCCGCAAGACGATCTTCATCGATACCGAAGGCGGCGTGGTCGGCCAGATCAACGGCTTGTCGGTCATCAGCCTGAACGGTTTCGCCTTCGGCCAGCCCGCCCGCATCACCGCCACCACCCGGCTGGGCGCGGGCAAGGTGGTCGATATCGAGCGCGAAACCGCCCTGGGCGGCGCGTTGCATAGCAAGGGCGTGATGATCTTGTCCTCGTTCCTCGCCGCCCGCTATGCGCCGGGCCAGCCGTTGGCCTTGGCCGCGAGTCTCGTATTCGAGCAATCCTATGGCCTGGTCGATGGCGATAGCGCCTCGCTGGCGGAATTGTGCGCCCTCCTGTCCGCGTTGGCGGAACTGCCGATCCAGCAGCGGTTCGCGGTGACGGGTTCGGTCAACCAGCAGGGCCGGGTCCAGCCCATCGGCGGGGTGAACGAGAAGGTCGAGGGCTTCTTCGATATCTGCCGCGAATCCGGGCTGAGCGGACAACAGGGCGTGATTATCCCTGCGGCCAATATCAAGCGCTTGATGTTGCGTCGCGATGTGGTGGCGGCGGTGGCGGCGGGACGGTTCCAGGTCCATGCCGTGTCCTCGGTCGATCAGGCGCTGGCTTTGCTGATGGGCATGGAGGCCGGGGCGCGGGACGCCGCCGGGCAATTCCCCGCCGACAGCGTGAATGGCCGGGTGGAGCGCCGCTTGCTGGAATGGGCGGATATCCGCCGGCGGCTAGCCCAGTCCGAGCCGTCGGAAAAGAGCGAGGGGAGGGATGGCCATGGCTGA
- a CDS encoding polyamine aminopropyltransferase, whose amino-acid sequence MKYALLASVFLIASCGLVYELIAGAMASYLLGDSITRFSTVIGTYLFAMGIGSWLSKHVGGNLVLRFVQIELAVGLFGGVSAAVLFLLFAQAGAPFMAALYGLVLAVGVLVGLEIPLLMRILHEKVRFRELVSEVLTFDYLGALAVSLLFPLVLAPRLGMIRTALLFGLLNALVAAATLWLFRGRPGPWRWAAGQCAAVTVLLLAGLAGAGRLTAYAEAQFYSDDIVYAETTPYQRIVLTRWADDLRLFLNGNLQFSSRDEYRYHEALVHPGLAALPWAKRVLVLGGGDGLAVREILKYPDVASVTLVELDPAMTRLFSRHDWLRGLNGGALTDPRVRVINADAMVWLDQTPELFDFVIADFPDPTSFGIGKLYTTAFYRLLDHHLARTGLLVVQSTSPYAARRSFWCVVNTLAAVGFHTWPYHAYVASFGEWGFILAGHGGFAPAERLPLGLRFLDPQSQRDLFRFPQDMGWMETEVNRLDNQVLVGYHEADWNAVAR is encoded by the coding sequence TTGAAATACGCCCTTCTTGCCTCTGTCTTCCTCATCGCCTCCTGCGGGCTGGTCTACGAACTCATCGCCGGGGCCATGGCCAGCTATCTGCTGGGCGATTCCATCACCCGGTTTTCCACCGTCATCGGTACTTATCTGTTCGCCATGGGCATCGGTTCCTGGCTGTCCAAACATGTCGGCGGCAATCTGGTATTGCGCTTCGTGCAGATCGAATTGGCCGTCGGCCTGTTCGGCGGGGTGTCGGCGGCGGTGTTGTTCCTGTTGTTCGCCCAGGCCGGGGCACCGTTCATGGCGGCGTTGTATGGGTTGGTGCTGGCGGTGGGCGTGCTGGTAGGGCTGGAAATCCCCTTGCTGATGCGCATCCTGCACGAGAAGGTGCGGTTCCGCGAATTGGTGTCGGAGGTCTTGACCTTCGATTATCTGGGAGCGCTGGCGGTATCCTTGCTGTTCCCGCTGGTGTTGGCCCCGCGTCTGGGCATGATCCGTACCGCGCTGTTGTTCGGGCTGCTCAACGCCCTGGTGGCGGCGGCGACGCTGTGGTTGTTCCGGGGACGGCCCGGACCTTGGCGCTGGGCGGCGGGGCAGTGCGCGGCGGTGACGGTTTTGCTGCTGGCTGGGCTGGCCGGGGCGGGGCGCTTGACCGCCTATGCCGAGGCGCAGTTCTACAGCGACGATATCGTCTATGCCGAGACCACGCCCTATCAGCGTATCGTGCTGACCCGTTGGGCCGACGATTTACGCCTATTCCTCAATGGCAACCTGCAATTCAGCTCCCGCGATGAATACCGCTATCACGAGGCCTTGGTGCATCCCGGTTTGGCGGCCTTGCCTTGGGCCAAGCGGGTGTTGGTGCTGGGCGGCGGCGATGGCTTGGCGGTGCGGGAAATCCTCAAGTATCCCGACGTGGCATCCGTGACCCTGGTGGAACTCGATCCGGCCATGACCCGCTTGTTCAGCCGCCACGACTGGCTGCGCGGTTTGAACGGCGGGGCGCTGACCGATCCGAGAGTGCGGGTGATCAATGCCGACGCCATGGTCTGGCTGGATCAGACGCCCGAACTGTTCGATTTCGTCATCGCCGATTTCCCCGACCCGACCAGTTTCGGCATCGGCAAGCTGTATACCACGGCGTTCTACCGGCTGTTGGATCATCATCTGGCCCGGACGGGACTCTTGGTGGTGCAATCGACCTCGCCTTATGCCGCCCGCCGCAGCTTTTGGTGCGTGGTGAACACCTTGGCGGCGGTGGGTTTCCACACCTGGCCTTATCACGCCTATGTGGCTTCGTTCGGGGAATGGGGGTTCATCCTGGCGGGGCATGGCGGTTTCGCGCCCGCCGAGCGCTTGCCCTTGGGGCTGCGCTTCCTGGACCCGCAAAGCCAGCGCGATTTGTTCCGCTTCCCCCAAGACATGGGGTGGATGGAGACCGAGGTGAATCGGCTGGATAACCAGGTATTGGTGGGCTACCACGAGGCGGATTGGAACGCGGTGGCGCGTTAG
- a CDS encoding DUF350 domain-containing protein has translation MSEWFNPVALLNSLIYSLLGVAVFWISFIIIDLLTPYALWHEIVKERNLPVAILAAAMCLGISIIVAAAIHG, from the coding sequence ATGTCGGAATGGTTTAATCCCGTGGCGCTGCTGAATTCCCTGATTTATTCCTTGCTGGGCGTTGCCGTATTCTGGATTTCTTTCATCATTATCGACCTATTGACGCCTTATGCGCTGTGGCATGAAATCGTCAAGGAGCGGAATCTGCCGGTGGCGATTCTGGCGGCGGCGATGTGTTTGGGGATTTCGATTATCGTGGCGGCGGCGATCCATGGTTGA
- a CDS encoding DUF4178 domain-containing protein encodes MKRASCPSCGAEVLFRSAASILAVCEYCHSTLLRKGPVLENLGKMAELLEDASPIQLGSEGRYQGQRFQVLGRIQLQYEAGLWNEWYLLFHNGRTGWLGETPGLCAVSFLVPPPEPCPGFRELWVGQHLALQGQDFQVANLEQARCIAGEGELPFRVGAGYDTALADLRGPGQAFATLDYSETPPLLFVGEQVRFDTLELKNLRDTGVRGPAVQVQSFACAQCGAPLLPKLPSSVVIVCGSCGSAHDLQDQRHPIVFRAELAQSPRPRIPLGSRGKLRSQDYEVVGFMQREARLEGVNYRWSEYLLLNRGGGFDWLSEYQGHWNYIRPTTHQPAFGPGFAQYQQRRLRHFQDSEARVVFVLGEFYWQVRLGDTARVRDYVDPPWLLSQEWTAKEITYSFGEYIGREEIAAAFKPERELPEPYGIYANQPSPWQNRIGGYWWRFLALALLLLGLHLGLLVKSGSPEAIHTRVTLDRAQPEATQTTPPFDLKGLGPVEVQVGTNLANNWVDLGVALVEVDTGLVYNAEREFSYYSGYDEGYWDEGSRSGSLRFSGVPEGRYYLAVSAESDAVSQAWSSVTCDLTVQRARAGWGNFFLALLALAVWPGIATWRHNAFETHRWLESDHPQESWISS; translated from the coding sequence GTGAAACGTGCCTCCTGTCCCTCTTGCGGTGCGGAAGTCCTGTTCCGCTCCGCCGCCTCCATCTTGGCGGTGTGCGAATACTGCCATAGCACCTTGTTACGCAAAGGCCCGGTGCTGGAAAACCTCGGCAAGATGGCCGAGTTGTTGGAAGACGCCTCGCCGATCCAACTCGGCAGCGAGGGCCGCTACCAAGGCCAGCGCTTCCAGGTCTTGGGCCGCATCCAACTCCAATATGAAGCCGGACTGTGGAACGAATGGTATTTGCTGTTCCACAACGGACGCACCGGCTGGCTGGGTGAAACGCCGGGGCTGTGCGCCGTGTCCTTCCTGGTTCCGCCGCCCGAGCCTTGCCCCGGTTTCCGCGAGCTTTGGGTTGGCCAGCATCTCGCCCTGCAAGGCCAGGATTTCCAGGTCGCCAATCTGGAACAAGCCCGTTGCATCGCCGGGGAGGGCGAGTTGCCGTTCCGGGTCGGGGCGGGCTACGACACCGCGCTGGCCGATTTGCGCGGTCCCGGCCAGGCTTTCGCCACCCTCGATTACAGCGAAACCCCGCCGCTGTTGTTCGTCGGCGAACAGGTGAGGTTCGATACGCTGGAACTCAAGAACCTACGCGATACCGGCGTGCGCGGCCCGGCGGTCCAAGTCCAGAGCTTCGCCTGCGCCCAGTGCGGAGCGCCCTTGCTGCCCAAATTGCCGAGCAGCGTGGTCATCGTCTGCGGCAGTTGCGGCTCGGCCCATGATCTCCAAGACCAGCGCCATCCCATCGTATTCCGGGCCGAGTTGGCGCAAAGTCCGCGCCCCCGGATTCCACTCGGCAGCCGGGGCAAACTACGCAGCCAGGATTACGAAGTCGTCGGCTTCATGCAGCGCGAGGCGCGGCTCGAAGGCGTCAATTACCGTTGGAGCGAATACCTACTGCTCAACCGGGGCGGCGGTTTCGATTGGCTGAGCGAATATCAAGGCCATTGGAATTATATCCGGCCTACCACCCATCAACCGGCGTTCGGGCCGGGTTTCGCCCAATACCAGCAACGGCGGCTCAGGCATTTCCAGGATTCCGAAGCGCGGGTAGTATTCGTGCTAGGCGAATTCTATTGGCAAGTGCGCTTGGGCGACACGGCGCGGGTGCGGGATTATGTCGATCCGCCCTGGTTGTTATCCCAGGAATGGACCGCCAAAGAAATAACCTATTCGTTCGGAGAATATATCGGACGGGAGGAAATCGCCGCCGCTTTCAAGCCGGAGCGGGAATTGCCCGAACCCTATGGGATTTATGCCAACCAGCCTTCGCCTTGGCAAAACCGGATTGGGGGTTATTGGTGGCGGTTCCTGGCCTTGGCTTTATTACTATTGGGCTTGCATCTCGGCTTGCTGGTCAAAAGCGGTTCGCCGGAAGCCATCCATACCCGCGTGACCCTGGACCGCGCCCAGCCCGAAGCCACTCAAACCACACCGCCTTTCGACCTCAAGGGCTTGGGTCCGGTCGAGGTCCAGGTCGGCACTAATCTCGCCAATAACTGGGTCGATTTAGGCGTGGCCTTGGTCGAGGTCGATACCGGCTTGGTATATAACGCCGAGCGCGAATTCAGTTATTACTCGGGCTATGACGAGGGTTATTGGGACGAAGGCAGCCGGAGTGGTTCCCTGCGTTTTTCCGGAGTGCCGGAGGGGCGCTATTATCTGGCCGTGTCCGCCGAAAGCGATGCGGTTTCCCAAGCTTGGTCTTCGGTCACTTGCGATCTGACGGTGCAAAGGGCGCGGGCCGGTTGGGGCAATTTCTTCCTAGCTTTGCTGGCCTTGGCGGTTTGGCCGGGTATCGCGACGTGGCGGCATAATGCTTTCGAGACCCACCGCTGGCTGGAAAGCGATCATCCGCAAGAAAGCTGGATTTCATCCTGA
- a CDS encoding SPFH domain-containing protein, with product MGLFDFLKKQFVDVLQWVEEYDGILAYRYPMPDFEIQYGAQLVVRESQMALLVDEGHAADVFGAGTHTLDTRTMPLLTNLKHWDKLFQSPFKSDVYFFSTRLQLARKWGTPNPVTIRDKEFGMVRLRGFGQYAYRIADPKLFFLNISGTRDIYTVDDLEDQLRGTVIGAMTDLFAESGIPFIDMAANQDEMAVMLKAKLAGEFSRLGLALDSFVVQNLSLPEELQKVLDERISMNMVGDLNQYAQFQAAKSIPIAAANPGGVAGAGAGLGAGMALGQAMANAFAGGAVGQGNSAGSSPEDVTALLEKLHDLMTKGILSQAEFEAKKAELLKKLV from the coding sequence ATGGGACTTTTCGATTTCCTCAAGAAACAGTTTGTCGATGTCCTCCAATGGGTGGAGGAATACGACGGGATACTGGCTTACCGCTATCCCATGCCGGATTTTGAAATCCAGTATGGGGCGCAATTGGTGGTGCGGGAAAGCCAGATGGCTTTACTGGTGGATGAAGGCCATGCGGCGGATGTGTTCGGGGCCGGTACCCATACCCTCGATACCCGCACCATGCCCTTGCTGACCAATTTGAAACACTGGGACAAGTTATTCCAATCGCCATTCAAGAGCGATGTGTATTTCTTCAGCACCCGGCTGCAATTGGCCCGCAAATGGGGGACGCCCAATCCGGTGACGATCCGCGACAAGGAGTTCGGTATGGTGCGGCTGCGCGGTTTCGGCCAATATGCCTACCGCATCGCCGATCCCAAGCTGTTTTTCCTGAATATCAGCGGCACCCGCGATATCTATACGGTGGACGATCTGGAAGACCAGTTGCGCGGCACCGTGATCGGGGCGATGACCGATTTGTTCGCCGAATCCGGGATTCCCTTCATCGACATGGCGGCCAACCAGGACGAGATGGCGGTGATGCTCAAGGCCAAACTGGCGGGGGAATTCAGCCGTTTGGGGCTGGCCTTGGATAGCTTCGTGGTGCAGAACCTGTCCTTGCCGGAAGAGTTGCAGAAGGTGCTGGACGAGCGCATCAGTATGAACATGGTGGGTGACCTCAACCAATACGCCCAGTTCCAGGCCGCCAAATCGATCCCCATCGCCGCCGCCAATCCGGGCGGGGTGGCGGGCGCTGGGGCCGGTCTGGGCGCGGGCATGGCCTTGGGACAGGCGATGGCGAACGCCTTCGCGGGAGGCGCGGTGGGGCAGGGCAACAGCGCGGGCTCCTCGCCCGAGGATGTCACGGCCCTCTTGGAAAAGCTCCACGACCTCATGACCAAGGGTATCCTCAGCCAGGCCGAGTTCGAGGCCAAGAAGGCGGAATTGCTGAAGAAGCTGGTTTGA
- a CDS encoding methyltransferase domain-containing protein: MSYYLEPNKDYRTDSLRKGVEFSQEEIRTDTAKHYDDCYWDYRTAWFDNENLALHYGYWDANTKTHSQALLNKNRILCEIAGIKSDQRVLDAGCGIGGSSIWLAKNIGCRAVGITVSAQQVAHAQRNAQRHGVADKVEFQVADFCRTPFPDESFDVVWAIESSCYAIDKRDFFNEAYRLLKKGGTLIACDGYATRREFNAEEWQAVMDCLNGWAVPNLSSAEEFQAGMEECGFTEVHITEATQEALPSSRRMYLTALWTYPMQVVMQALGLRKKAQTANFKVALAQWKVFNGGLARYYIFRAKKPA, encoded by the coding sequence ATGTCTTATTATTTAGAACCCAACAAGGATTACCGTACCGATAGCCTTAGGAAAGGCGTGGAATTCTCCCAGGAAGAAATCCGCACGGATACCGCGAAGCATTATGACGATTGTTATTGGGATTACCGCACCGCTTGGTTCGATAACGAGAATCTGGCTTTGCATTATGGCTATTGGGACGCGAATACCAAAACCCATAGCCAAGCTTTATTGAATAAGAACCGGATACTCTGTGAAATCGCCGGAATCAAGTCCGATCAGCGGGTTTTGGACGCGGGTTGCGGCATTGGCGGTAGTTCCATCTGGCTGGCGAAAAACATAGGTTGCCGGGCCGTCGGGATTACTGTCAGCGCCCAGCAAGTGGCGCACGCCCAGCGCAACGCCCAGCGCCACGGCGTCGCCGATAAGGTGGAATTCCAGGTGGCGGATTTCTGCCGAACCCCGTTTCCCGATGAATCCTTCGATGTGGTTTGGGCTATCGAAAGCAGTTGCTATGCCATCGATAAACGGGATTTCTTCAACGAGGCTTATCGCTTATTGAAAAAAGGCGGCACTTTGATCGCCTGCGATGGTTATGCCACCCGCCGCGAATTCAACGCGGAGGAATGGCAAGCCGTGATGGATTGTCTGAATGGCTGGGCCGTGCCCAATCTATCCAGCGCCGAGGAATTCCAGGCCGGGATGGAGGAATGCGGTTTCACCGAGGTGCATATCACCGAGGCCACCCAGGAAGCCCTGCCGTCCTCGCGCCGGATGTATTTGACCGCGCTGTGGACCTATCCCATGCAGGTGGTCATGCAGGCTTTGGGCTTGCGGAAAAAGGCCCAGACCGCCAATTTCAAAGTGGCTTTGGCTCAGTGGAAGGTCTTCAATGGCGGGCTGGCCCGCTATTATATTTTCCGGGCCAAGAAGCCCGCTTAG
- a CDS encoding c-type cytochrome, whose protein sequence is MKSILRLLPLWAGWMCATLAGAESMDSETGNKLDVRKGMQVYKSACAECHATGKGGAPRLHDREAWKHRSFQSQSVMRGHAKGGFLLMPPKGGYPLLDNQEMADAVFYMSEQISGRMEGQ, encoded by the coding sequence ATGAAATCCATCCTTCGTTTGCTTCCGCTCTGGGCGGGCTGGATGTGTGCCACGCTGGCCGGTGCCGAATCCATGGATTCGGAAACCGGCAATAAGCTGGACGTGCGGAAAGGGATGCAAGTTTACAAATCGGCCTGCGCCGAATGCCATGCCACCGGCAAGGGCGGTGCGCCGCGTTTGCATGACCGGGAGGCTTGGAAACACCGCTCTTTCCAATCCCAGTCGGTAATGCGCGGCCATGCCAAGGGTGGTTTTTTGCTGATGCCGCCTAAAGGGGGCTATCCCTTGCTGGATAACCAGGAAATGGCCGACGCGGTGTTTTATATGTCCGAACAAATCTCGGGCCGGATGGAGGGGCAATAA
- a CDS encoding undecaprenyl-diphosphate phosphatase — translation MDFILLLKALILGIVEGLTEFLPISSTGHLILVGDLLHFNNERGKLFEIVIQSGAILAVCWEYRVRLLGVLFGLRHSAEARRFLLKLFIAFLPFAILGLLFGKAIKSHLFQPIPVALAFIVGAFVIIWAEKRSHKIRVESVDDMGILDAFKLGIAQTFALIPGTSRSGATIIGGLLFGLSRKAATEFSFFLAIPTLVVATLYQVYKERALLSVDDLGMWAVGFVSAFVSAFVCVRWLLRYISNHDFMAFAWYRIVFGLAIIGTWHFGWVDWSHP, via the coding sequence ATGGACTTTATCTTATTGCTGAAAGCCCTGATCCTGGGCATCGTCGAAGGACTCACCGAATTCCTCCCCATTTCCAGCACCGGGCATTTGATCCTGGTGGGAGATTTGCTGCACTTCAACAACGAGCGCGGCAAACTATTCGAGATCGTCATCCAATCCGGGGCGATCCTGGCGGTCTGTTGGGAATACCGGGTGAGATTGTTGGGCGTGTTATTCGGGTTGCGCCACTCGGCGGAAGCCCGGCGCTTCCTGCTCAAGCTATTTATCGCCTTCCTGCCGTTCGCTATTTTAGGATTGCTATTTGGCAAAGCCATCAAATCCCATTTATTCCAACCCATACCCGTGGCGCTGGCGTTTATCGTGGGCGCTTTCGTGATTATCTGGGCTGAAAAACGCTCCCATAAAATCCGGGTGGAATCGGTGGATGATATGGGAATACTGGACGCTTTTAAATTGGGTATCGCCCAGACTTTCGCGCTGATCCCAGGCACTTCCCGGTCCGGGGCGACCATTATCGGTGGATTACTGTTCGGGCTGTCGCGCAAAGCGGCAACCGAATTCTCATTCTTCCTCGCCATCCCCACCCTAGTGGTGGCAACGCTATACCAAGTCTATAAAGAACGGGCCTTGCTCTCGGTAGACGATCTGGGAATGTGGGCGGTCGGCTTCGTTTCGGCCTTCGTGTCCGCTTTCGTCTGTGTGCGCTGGCTTTTAAGGTATATCTCCAACCATGATTTCATGGCCTTCGCTTGGTACCGCATCGTTTTCGGCTTGGCGATCATCGGCACTTGGCATTTCGGCTGGGTGGATTGGAGCCACCCCTAG